The genomic region ACGAGGGTGTCGGTGATGGTCACCGGCGGCCCGCCCCGCAGGGACACGACCTTGAGCTCACCGCCTGCGCTAAACCCGACTCGGCTACCGTCCGGCGACACGAACGGCGCGTATCCTCCGGCGGTCCCGGCCAGCGACGTCGTCCCCAGCTGATCGCGCTGGCGGACACGCAGCCCTGTCGGGGTACCGACGCCCGTCCCCGCGCTGTAAACGACGCGGGACCCATCCGGTGTCAGGGCGATGCGGGCAAAGAACCCGCCGATGCGTTGGTCCTCCGGGAGATCGATGTTGTACCGTGCGACCGGCCGCGGCGGGGCCGGCCGGAGCAGTGCCCATGCCGCAATGCCCGTCATGACCGCGAGGGCGGCGGCGAGGGCGAGCACCCAGGGATCGCTGCGCCGCCCGGGCGCCGCGGCGGCCCCCGACACGCCCTCCACCCCGTGCCGGAAGGACGGCGTCTTCAAGGCCTGGACGAAGTCGCTGGCGCTGTCGAACCGATCGGCCGGCAGCTTCTCGAGGGCCTTGGCCGTGGCCGCCGCCACGTTCGGCGGCACCGACTTCCGGACGCTCGTTACCGCGGCCGCCTCTTCCGTCACGATCTTCATGATGATCTGCTGCGCCGAGCTGCCCGTGTGCGGCGGATTTCCCGCCAACATCTCGTAGGTCACACACGCCAAGGAGTAGATATCCGACCGGTTCGTGATCTCCTTTTCCGCCGTCGCCTGCTCGGGACTCATGTAGTGCGGCGTGCCCAGGGAGAGGCCTGTCTCGGTCATGCGCCCCCCGGCCGCCGCACTCACCGCCAAGGCGATCCCGAAGTCCGCCACCATCGGCCGCCCGTCGTGCAGCAGGATGTTCTCCGGCTTGATGTCCCGGTGGATCACCCCGTTGCGGTGCGCGTAGTCCAGCGCGTCTGCCACCTCAGTCGTGATCCGGACGGTTTCATCAATCCCCAGCTGCGCCTCGCGGTCCAGCTTGTCCCGCAGCGTTTCGCCCTCGACGTACGGCATGACGTAGTAGAGAAAGCCGTTGGCCTGTCCCGAATCGAACAACGGAAGGATGTGCGGATGCTGGAGGCTGGCGGTGGTCTTGATCTCCTGAACGAAGCGGTCGGCGCCGAGGACGGCGGCGAGCTCGGGCTTCAGGACCTTGAGCGCGACCTTGCGCTCGTGTTTGAGGTCCTCGGCGAGATAGACGGTGGCCATCCCACCGGCGCCAAGCTCGCGCTCGATGGCGTAGCGATCCGCAAGGG from Gemmatimonadota bacterium harbors:
- a CDS encoding protein kinase; translation: MSENTSRLSAALADRYAIERELGAGGMATVYLAEDLKHERKVALKVLKPELAAVLGADRFVQEIKTTASLQHPHILPLFDSGQANGFLYYVMPYVEGETLRDKLDREAQLGIDETVRITTEVADALDYAHRNGVIHRDIKPENILLHDGRPMVADFGIALAVSAAAGGRMTETGLSLGTPHYMSPEQATAEKEITNRSDIYSLACVTYEMLAGNPPHTGSSAQQIIMKIVTEEAAAVTSVRKSVPPNVAAATAKALEKLPADRFDSASDFVQALKTPSFRHGVEGVSGAAAAPGRRSDPWVLALAAALAVMTGIAAWALLRPAPPRPVARYNIDLPEDQRIGGFFARIALTPDGSRVVYSAGTGVGTPTGLRVRQRDQLGTTSLAGTAGGYAPFVSPDGSRVGFSAGGELKVVSLRGGPPVTITDTLVGGGGATWSPDGFIYVDGQGQSPLVKVLAAGGTPEWFTRIDSANGETDHLFPVALPNGRGVLFRVAYSSAQGETDIAVAETATGN